The segment TTGTATGTTGACTATTTTCCTATTTTTTGCCACAAAAACAGAGGCATCTGTCTTAAGAATGTTAGAGGGTTCTCCCTTTGAATATCTCCACAAACCGATTATTAATTACCTCGAAACACGGGGAGCAAAAATTTATACCCGACGGCGTGTTAGAGAAGTTTTATTCCAAGAAAACGGAGATGAAACGCAAGTTACTGGAATGATTGTTGCTGATGGAGAAAGCGAAGAAACTATCACAGCAGATGCCTATCTTTGTGCTTGTGATGTTCCTGGCATTCAGCGATTATTACCCCAAGATTGGCGTAAATGGTCGGTATTTGATAATATTTATAAACTTGAAGCCGTTCCCGTTGCCACGGTTCAATTACGCTTTGATGGTTGGGTGACGGAATTGCATGATCCCCAAAAACGAGAACAATTAAAAGAAGCGGCTGGACTCGATAACTTACTGTATACTGCTGATGCTGACTTTTCTTGTTTTGCTGATTTAGCCCTAACCAGTCCGGCGGATTATTACAGAGAAGGACAAGGATCTTTATTGCAATTAGTATTAACGCCAGGTGATCCGTTTATTAAAGAGAAAAACGAAGACATTGCCCATCATGTTTTAAATCAAGTCCACCAATTATTCCCCTCATCCCGTAATTTAAAAATGACGTGGTATAGTGTTGTCAAATTAGCGCAATCTTTGTATCGGGAAGCCCCAGGAATGGACCCCTATCGTCCACCGCAAAAAACCCCTATTCCTAACTTTTTCCTCGCAGGTAGCTATACTCAACAAGACTACATTGATAGCATGGAAGGGGCAACAATTTCAGGACGACAAGCTGCTAAAGCCATTTTAGAAACAGCAGAAAAACTCAAAAGCATTCCCCAACCTTCAACAATTCGTTAGAATATTAGCCAGTGGTGGGCATTGCTCACCCTAACTTTATTAAATTAATTATTTTTTGTTGGGTAAAATGTCTAATTGGTTAGAACATAGCGTACAAGTTGAAGTAGATGCCCCCATTGATCTCGTGTGGAGTTTGTGGTCAGATCTTGAACAAATGCCACGATGGATGAAGTGGATAGACTCGGTTCAAGTATTAGAAGAAGATCCCGAACTATCTCGCTGGAAATTGGCAAGCAGTGGCTTTGAATTTATTTGGTTATCCCGAATTTTAAAGCTAGTTTCCCATCAAATTATACAATGGGAATCGGTGGATGGTTTACCTAACCGTGGCGCAGTTAGATTCTATGATCGTCATGGTAAAAGTATTGTTCGACTAACGGTTGCCTATGCTATTCCGGGGTGGTTAGGACAATTAATGGATAATCTTTTTTTAGGAAGAATAGTCGAGTCAACTATTCAAGCTGACTTAGAACGATTTAAAGAATATATCATGAATCTTCAAGAAAATTTAGGATGAATATGAACAATTTTAAGGTAAACTTTGTGAAGTTAACGTTATTGAAAAGATGGGAATTGTATGCTAAAAGAAACCCATAATAGTTTATCGATTCCTCGCATTTTAGATGCTAATTTGAATCGTGCTAGGGAAGGATTACGAATTATTGAAGAATGGTGTCGCTTTGGCCTGGAAAATAGTCAATTAGCTGATAACTGTAAGCAAATGCGTCAAGAAATTGCCCGTTGGCATACTTCAGAATTACGCATTGCTAGGGATACTCCCAATGATCCAGGGACAGCCTTAACCCATCCCCAAGAAGAAACCCGTAGCAGTATTGATCATCTCCTACAAGCCAATTTATGTCGCATCCAAGAAGCCTTACGAGTGTTAGAAGAATACGGTAAACTGTATCAACCCCAGATGGGTATTGCCTTTAAAAATATGCGCTATCAAGTCTATAGTTTAGAAAGTAATTTAGTGAAACAAACCCGCTACGAAAAATATAAAAAATCTCCTCTATATCTAGTGACTTCTCCTGATGACAATATTCTTTCAATTGTTGAAGCAGCGTTACAAGGAGGGTTAACATTAGTTCAATATCGAGACAAAAATTCAGAAGATACTATTCAACTAGAAATCGCTCAAAAACTATGTCAATTATGCCATAAATATGATGCCTTATTTATTATGAATGATCGGGCAGACATCGCTTTATCCGTCAATGCAGATGGGGTACATTTAGGACAGCAAGATATTTCTATTGCCTTAGCAAGACAAATTGTTGGACCCAATAGAATTATCGGACGTTCTACCACAAATCCCCAAGAAATGGCTAAAGCAATAGCAGAAGGAGCAGATTATATCGGTGTGGGTCCCGTCTATGCTACCCCCACTAAACCTGATAAACCAGCCGTCGGATTAGACTATGTTAACTATGCTAAAGAAAACTCTCCTATTCCGTGGGTTGCTATTGGAGGAATTGATCTCAATAATCTCAATGATGTCATCAGCGCAGGAGCACAACAAGTCGCTGTGGTTCGTGCTATTATGAAAGCAGATAACCCCACAAAAGCAACTCAAGAATTACTTGCAAAACTGAGTCTCAAGTAAGCTTATTAATAATATGATTAATCAGACTGAAATTACTTTACAAGTTAACGGAAAACCTGCCACTTGTTTACCCCAAACTACCTTACCACAATTGCTAGAACAAATGGGATTAAATCCCCGTTTAATTGCCGTAGAATATAATGGAGAAATTCTTCATCGACAATTTTGGGACAATACCCAATTAAAAACAGGAGATAACTTAGAAATTGTTACCATTGTGGGAGGAGGAAATCATCAGTAAACAGTAAACAGTTATCAGTTATCAATATTATGAGTAGGCAAACGTTGGGACTGGAACCGAAATTATATGAATATTTGCAAGGGGTTTGTGTTAGGGAACCTGAGATATTAAAAGAATTGCGTCAAGAAACTGCAAAACATCCCATGTCGATGATGCAAATTGCCCCAGAACAAGGCCAATTTATGGCTTTATTAGTGGAACTCATGGGAGCCCAAAAAACCCTAGATATCGGGGTATTTACGGGGTATAGTGCTTTAGTTGTCGCGTTAGCTTTGCCAGAAGATGGTCAAGTTATAGCCTGTGATGTTGACGAAAATTATACAGCGATCGCCCGTCATTATTGGCAAAAAGCAGGGGTTTCTCATAAGATACGATTACACCTAGCTCCCGCGTTAGAAACGTTAGATCAACTGATAGCCCAAGGACAAAGTAATACCTTTGATTTTGCCTTTATTGATGCCGATAAAAGCAACTATAATCATTATTATGAAAGAGCCTTACAATTAGTCCGAATCGGAGGCTTAATTGCTATTGATAACGTTCTTTGGGGCGGAAAAGTTGCTGATGAAGACATACAGGACAATCGTACCCAACAAATACGCGCTTTAAATGATAAAATCTATCAAGATTCTAGAGTGAGTATTAGTTTAGTTCCGATTGCAGATGGATTAACTTTAGCATTAAAAAGATAGGACTGATTATCTCAACAAAGCTATCAAGAAGCTCATTAAAATTAAGCCAATTATTAATAATAATCCTCGATGGCGTGAACACCATAATTGGATAGCTTTCAAAGGATGAGCTGGCGCAAGAGAGGGGATAGTTTCTATGATTAATGGTTGAGATTTATCGTGATACAAAGTACA is part of the Rippkaea orientalis PCC 8801 genome and harbors:
- the zds gene encoding 9,9'-di-cis-zeta-carotene desaturase — its product is MRVAIVGAGLAGMTTAIDLVDAGCEVEIFESRPFVGGKVGSWVDNDGNHLEMGLHVFFGCYYNLFELMKKVGAIENLRLKEHTHTFINQGGRVGELDFRFLTGAPFNGLKAFFTTSQLSTVDKLSNSLALGISPIVRGLIDFNGAMKTIRELDAISFADWFRQHGGNNSSLKRMWNPIAYALGFIDTENISARCMLTIFLFFATKTEASVLRMLEGSPFEYLHKPIINYLETRGAKIYTRRRVREVLFQENGDETQVTGMIVADGESEETITADAYLCACDVPGIQRLLPQDWRKWSVFDNIYKLEAVPVATVQLRFDGWVTELHDPQKREQLKEAAGLDNLLYTADADFSCFADLALTSPADYYREGQGSLLQLVLTPGDPFIKEKNEDIAHHVLNQVHQLFPSSRNLKMTWYSVVKLAQSLYREAPGMDPYRPPQKTPIPNFFLAGSYTQQDYIDSMEGATISGRQAAKAILETAEKLKSIPQPSTIR
- a CDS encoding SRPBCC family protein, with protein sequence MSNWLEHSVQVEVDAPIDLVWSLWSDLEQMPRWMKWIDSVQVLEEDPELSRWKLASSGFEFIWLSRILKLVSHQIIQWESVDGLPNRGAVRFYDRHGKSIVRLTVAYAIPGWLGQLMDNLFLGRIVESTIQADLERFKEYIMNLQENLG
- a CDS encoding thiamine phosphate synthase, whose amino-acid sequence is MLKETHNSLSIPRILDANLNRAREGLRIIEEWCRFGLENSQLADNCKQMRQEIARWHTSELRIARDTPNDPGTALTHPQEETRSSIDHLLQANLCRIQEALRVLEEYGKLYQPQMGIAFKNMRYQVYSLESNLVKQTRYEKYKKSPLYLVTSPDDNILSIVEAALQGGLTLVQYRDKNSEDTIQLEIAQKLCQLCHKYDALFIMNDRADIALSVNADGVHLGQQDISIALARQIVGPNRIIGRSTTNPQEMAKAIAEGADYIGVGPVYATPTKPDKPAVGLDYVNYAKENSPIPWVAIGGIDLNNLNDVISAGAQQVAVVRAIMKADNPTKATQELLAKLSLK
- the thiS gene encoding sulfur carrier protein ThiS; protein product: MINQTEITLQVNGKPATCLPQTTLPQLLEQMGLNPRLIAVEYNGEILHRQFWDNTQLKTGDNLEIVTIVGGGNHQ
- a CDS encoding class I SAM-dependent methyltransferase; translation: MSRQTLGLEPKLYEYLQGVCVREPEILKELRQETAKHPMSMMQIAPEQGQFMALLVELMGAQKTLDIGVFTGYSALVVALALPEDGQVIACDVDENYTAIARHYWQKAGVSHKIRLHLAPALETLDQLIAQGQSNTFDFAFIDADKSNYNHYYERALQLVRIGGLIAIDNVLWGGKVADEDIQDNRTQQIRALNDKIYQDSRVSISLVPIADGLTLALKR